The following is a genomic window from Coriobacteriaceae bacterium.
CCTCACTGCCGCCGCCTCCGTGCTCGGCCTCACCGTGGTCGGCTGCCTCATCGCCTCGGTCATCGGCGTCACCTGCCCGATTAGATTCAGCTTCGGCGACGTCTCGATGGAGATTCAGCCGCTGCTCGACAAGATCCTGCCTGCCATGATCCCCGCCGCCATCACGGGAAGCGCGTATTACCTTCTTACCAAGAAGAACGCGAGCATGACGGCCCTCATCCTCGTGGTGATCGTCCTCGCGATGGTCGCCTCCGCCGCCGGCATCCTTGCCTAGCTTCGACCCAAGAGATTGGTGAATCAATGAGAAAGATAGTTGTGGCGAGCCATTCCCTTCTCGCCCAGGGCTTCAAGGACACCCTCGAGTTCCTTACGGGTAAGAGCGACGCCGTCAACGCCGTGTGCGCCTACGTGAACGACAACGGCGAGGGGCTCGACGCGGCGGTCGAGGCGGCTCTTTCGGGCACTGACGAGGTCGTCGTCCTCACCGACGCGCTCGGCGGCAGCGTGAACCAGCGCTTCTCCCGCTTCGCCTCCGACCGGATCCACGTGATCGCGGGTGTCAACCTCCCGCTCGCCATGACGGTCGCGCTCGCGCGCCCCGACGAGAAACTCGACTTCGACGCCCTCGTCGACGAGGCGCGCCAGCAGATTGTCTACGTGAACGGTGCCAGTTCCGCCGAGTGCGAAGACGACGAATAGAGGAGGTCGACGATGAGAGAGTTCCTTAAGGACGTGTGGATGCACGGCGGTGAGGAAAGCCGCGCCATCACCCCCGAGAACATCACGGGCGAGAAGGGCCGTGCCGCCATGTCGGCCAGCCACCTCGGCGTCGGCCGCAAGGGCTCGTGCTGCGTGCCCCTTGAGTCCGGCGAGACCATCACGCTCGCGGACATCGAGGGCCCCGGCATCATCCGCCACATCTGGATGACCGTCCCCGACAAGACCGCCGCCGGCAGCTTCGTCATGCGCGACCTCGTGCTGCGCTTCTACTGGGACGACGAGGAGACCCCCTCGGTCGAGTGCCCTGTCGGCGACTTCTTCTGCAACGGCTTCGGTGAGCGCGCCATCGTCAACTCGATGCCCATCTGCGTGAACCCGACGGGCGGCATGAACTGCTACTTCGAGATGCCTTTCAGGAAGCACGCCAAGGTCACGCTTACGAGCGAGCACCCCGGGTTCATTAAGTACATCTTCTACACGTTCAACTACGCGCTCACCGACGTGCCGGACGACGCCATGTACTTCCACGCCCGTTTTAACCGCGAGCGCAGCACCCGCAGGGGCGTCGACTACACCGTGCTCGACGGCGTGCGCGGTAAGGGCTACTACGTCGGCACCTACATGGCCCTGTGCGCCCTGGAGCGCTATTGGTGGGGCGAGGGCGAGATGAAGTTCTTCCTCGACGGCGACGAGGAGTTCCCCACGGTCACCTCGACGGGAGCCGAGGACTACTTCGGCGGTGCCTGGGCCTTCCTCGACAGGCCGCCCCACGCGCTGCCCGAGGCGCAGTGCTTCAACACGCTGTTCGCCGGCTACCCGTACCGCTCGACGCGCGACGCCACGCGCGACCGCTTCAGCGCGGGCAAGCCGAACCCGAACCCGATGCTCGCGACCAACGACGACGCGCTGCCCAGGCACGGCCTCTACAGGTGGCACCTTCCCGACCCGATCTCGTTCAAGGAGGACCTGCGCGTGACGTTCCAGGACCTCGGCAACGACGACATCAAGCTCTACGAGCGCGAGGACGACATCTCCACCGTCGCCTACTGGTACCAAAGCGAGCCGCACGCCGTGCTCGCCCCGTTTGCCGCAAGGCAGGACCGCGTGCCCAGGTAGGGTCGCCTCGAAACAAGCCAACGTTATGGGCGCCCGCGGTTGACCATGACTGCGGGCGTCCCTTTGTAAGGAGGATCACATGAGCGAAAAGCAAATGAGGCTCGGCGCCCTCGAGGCCGGCGGGACCAAGATGGTCTGTGCCGTGGTGTCCGGCGACGGCGAGGTCCTCGACCGTATGGAGACCCCGACGCTTACGCCCGCCGAGACCGTCCCGCAAATGGTCGAGTGGTTCACCGCCCGCGATGTGGACGCGTTGGGCATCGGCGCCTTCGGCCCGACCTGCGTCGACCCCAACGATGAGCGCTACGGCTCCATCCTCCAGACGCCCAAGCTCGCGTGGCGAGGCTATGGTCTTCGCGCCGCGTTCGCCGACGCCCTCGGGATTCCGGTGGCCTACGACACGGACGTGAACGTTGCCTGCCTCGGCGAAGTGGTCTTCGGCTGCTGCAAGGGGCTCGAGGACGCCGTCTACGTGACCATCGGCACCGGCGTGGGCGCGGGCGTCATGTGCGCGGGCAGGCTCCTTCACGGCATGCTGCACCCCGAGGCCGGCCACATGCTGGTAAGGATTCGTCCCACCGAGGAGGGACGCTGCGTCTGCCCGAGTCACGCGAGCTGTCTCGAGGGCCTCGCCTCCGGCCCCGCCATCGCCGCACGCTGGGGAAAGCCCGCGGCCGAGCTCGCGGACAACGCTGAGGTGTGGGCGCTCGAGGGGGATTATCTGGGGCAGATGTGCGCGAACCTCGTGCTCATGTACTCGCCTCGCCGCATCGTCCTCGGCGGCGGCGTGATGCACCAGGAGCAGCTCTACGGCATCGTCCGCAAGAAGACCCTCGAATATCTGGGTGGCTACATCCAGACCGCCGAGCTTAAGGACATAGAGAGCTACATCTGCGCCCCGGGCTGCGGTGGCGACCAAGGAATCCTCGGCGCGGCCGAGCTGGCAAGAAGGGCGCTCGCGTAACTTGCGCTCTCTCCGCCATACAACGCGTTAAGAAAAGACGAGCGCTTCTTGCCAATTGAGCGGCAAGAAGCGCTCGTCTTTTGCATTTTTGTCTCTCAAAATCTTATTTTCACGATTTGCATTTTCATCCCGTTGTCACCGACCCTTGCGAGAAACCGGAAAAAGCCGCTGACAGAAGGGTCTCTCAAATCGTTATAACCCAGCATATAGCCGCGACTTGTGACCTGCAGACGGCTGTCCCACGTGCCGATTTCCTTGGCGGCATCCGAAACCGCAAAATATGCCCCCACATCCTTGATTTTTGCAGTCTTAAGCCATGTTTTTGCGATCATCTTTACTGCTGTCCGATTGGCAGCATCAAAGACCAGCACACCGCCGGGGAAAGCGTCCGCCATCTCCCGCACCAGTTCCCGGACCTGCTGGGTCAGAAAGTAATAGAACACCCCGGAGGCAAAGAACACCGCCCCGCCGGAGGCATCGATTTTGCTAAACCATGTGGTGTCTTTCAGGTCGCAGGGGATATTTTGTTCTCGATCCCCGGCGGGCAGTAGCTGCTGCCGCAAGGCAATCACATCCGGGAAGTCCAGATTGTAAATCTTGCATCTACCGTTGTCGCAGGTTCTGCCGGTGTTGTCCAGTCCGCAGCCCAGATTGACCACCGCCGCATTGGGGTGGCCTTTCAGGTAATCCTGTACCTCGAAAGCAAGATCACCCTGCCGCATGGCCACCTCCAGCGCACCAAAACGCTGCATCAGGCTGTGGGAGCTTTTCGCTGCCTCTGAAAAGTCGTAGTCGATTTGGTCGAGCAGACGAACCGCTGTTTCATCCCTATAAAGGTTCGGGTACAGCTCCGTACACAGCTTCCGGGAATACAGCGGGAGGATCAGCGTCTCCTGAACGGTGTTTTTCTCAATTTTACATTTCATAGGTTCCTTCCTCAGTGAATAAAAACTGTCATAATTGCCACCAGAACAGCCGCTATGACCGTCATGCCTATCGCCATGTGCAGGATGGATGCAAAAATATCCGTGCTTGATGCCCTTACTTCCGCGCCGTGACGCAGAGCCACTTTTTCTTTTTGTGTATCTGCACCTCGTGAAAACCCGCCTGCTCCAGACATGCCTTTAATTCAATGTCCTTGTAGATGGTCATGCCGCCGATGATCTGCGTCCACCTCTCGTCCTTGTCCGTGTCGCCATTGCTCTCGTTGCAGATAAGAATTGTCCCGCCCGGCTTCAGCACCCGCCAGACCTCACGGAAGCATCGGGGCAAATCAGGCCAAAAATAGACGGTCTCAAAGGCCGTGGCAGCATCGAAGTAGCTATCCTCAAACACCATATCCGCCACACTGCCTTGCAGAACGGCGCAACGCCCCTCCTGAATTGCAACTCGGTTGAGCTTTCTAGCCTTTTCCACGCTGACGGGCGAATAGTCGATGCCCTTGACGACGCCATGCGGGCATTTTTCCAGCAGCCGTTTTATGTTCGCCCCGCCGCCGCAGCCGCAATCCAGCACCTTGGCGTTTGGCGCAAGTCGTAGAAATCGAAGTCCCCACCGCGCCACAGGGCCGTGGCCCAGATTCATCATTGCAACCATAAGTTTTCCGCCGAGGCCCACGGGCTTGCGGGTGTTTTCAAAGAACGACATCTGGCCCCTCCAATTTCGTGCATTCCGCATAGGTCAACGGGAACGAGGCCTTCAGCACCGCGCTTTTCTGCACCGACCAGCCGTTTTGACGCAGGAAACACAGGTATTCCTCGCTTGTCCATCTGCTATGGAGGGGGAATCCCGCCATACTCATGAAAAAGGCTTTTGCCTTGCCGGGAACCGAGTTCCCCGCGTGGGTGAAGGTTGGCGCGATGAGCACGCCGTCGTCCTTCAGCACCCGCCTGATTTCTTGCAGGGCCTTTTCCGGATGCGGCACTATGTGAAGCGCGTTGGACGCGACCACCACTTCGAAGGACTTCTGTGCATAGGGCAGGCAGAACATATCTTGTACGGAAAAGTGTAACTTTGCGGATTGATTGTCCCGCTTTGCTTCAAGGATCATCTTTGCAGAAGCGTCCGTAGCCTCGATGTGCGCCGCCGCATTCACGATGTTCTTTGCGATAAGCCCCGTGCCGGTGGCAACCTCCAGTACGGTTTTTGCTTTCACCACCGGCCGGATCAGCCCATACATCTTCTCATACGCCGCCCGGTCGTTTCGCATGAAACGGTCGTACCGACCAGCATTCTTGTCCCAGAAGCCCTTGCGTTCGTGCATGGCTATCGCCCCCAAACAGTTAGAGCCATCTAACTATAACACACGAATCATGCAGTAAGTTAAGGCTAACCTTATTTTCTTGGCTAAGACGCATCTCTTCGGTTTTCGCTTATAACGGCGCGAGTCAGATACTAGGCTGGAGCTGAAGAAGGAGCTTGGCGGACAGGTAGGTCGATACCGGTTCCCGGAACGGTGATCCAGCCAATTACACCAGGGCTCTAGTCATTGAGTGGGAATAGAAAATTCCTTAGTTATGGGGGTATAAATTTGATTTCCTTCAGGATAAACCCCATGACTATATGAATTGACCTGCTGACTCCAATGAAGATTGGAGGGTAACGGCCAGGGGCGACGGCCCAGCGAGTGTTATTTTGCGAGCTAGGCGCATCGAAAGCAACCTTTCGTGGTATAAACTACTTGCCGGAAGCCGCGGCTTTCAGAGTACGGCTTACGTGTACGTTTAACCTCCGTGGGCGACGGGGTGCCGCAAGGCGTAGAATATCGCCCACCTGTAGGGGCCTGCAGCGATGCGGGCCCCGCTTCGTATGAAGGGGGCGCAACCGATGAAGATCGTATCCATCTCCCAGGACTTCTTCGACCTCGTCGATGGCGACCGCGAGCTCATGCTTAAGCACAATCGTCCCTGCATCGTGGTGGTGAGGCTGCGTTTCCGCGGGAAGCGCAGGGACTTCGCCGTGCCGCTGCGTTCCAACATCGCCCCTAACGTGCCCAAAGACCAGTACTTTGCGTTGCCACCCCGCCCCACGACGCGCCCCGGTTGCCGCCACGGCATCCACTACATCAAGATGTTCCCCATAACCAAGGCCTACCAGCGCCGCTTCAGGACCGAGGGCTCGGCCTACTACGAGACGCTCCAGCGCATCATCGATGGCAACACCAAGCGCATTGTCTCCGAGTGCCAGGCATACCTCGACCGCTACGAGCGCGAGGGAAGGCCTCGCTTTGCCGTCGACATCGACCGCATCGTGGGCCTGCTGGAAGGCAAGAAATAGGGCGCCTCGGCTCAATCCCGAGCCATGCGGAGTCGCTCCGCATTTTTGAACGCCGCGTGTGCGTCCTAAATACTTGAGAAACAAGCTGTGAAGTGCGGTGGCGCGCCCGTGCCCGTGCATAGCCGTCACCATCAGCGTCTACGCGGTGTCGGCTTCAAGTGGAACTGGCGCCGCTGCTGTATATGGTTTGCCTTGCTGCAAATGGCAATCAATGCCCACGATGCTTCTGCTTGCGCTTCAGCTTTCGCTGCTCGAAGCGCGCATCAGCCTCTTCCGCGCGGCGTCGGCTTCTTGCATGAGCTGACTCCTGTTTCATCGCTTCTCTCTGTGCTGCGAGCGCCTGCTGCGCCTTGGTGCTCATCGCGGGCCGCTTAAGGGTTTTCGCCGCCTCACGGGCGCGCCGCTTGGGGTTCTTCGCGGGCTTGTTTGTTTCAGTGGCCTTGTCGCCGAAGAACGAGAGCTTCTCCCATTCGCTTGTAGCGAATCGCAGGATCTCCTCATCGGACGGCTCCGCGCCGAAGACGATGCGGGCGACGCCATACCTTCCGCCCTCGACGTGCTCCGCCAGCCCGACCCAGAATTGACCGTCGTGATATACGGTCAGGGTGGACGACACGCTGATCTGCATGGCTGGTTCCTCCTTTATGTAGATGACCATGCAGAGAAGGGACAACCAAGGAGGCAGGTTACTGATGCGGACTCCCGCACGCCCACGACTACCCGACGGGGACTGTGTTTTCATCTCTGATGCCCGCATTGTAGCACGCGCGGATGCGCCCTTCATCGCTGCCGACATGACGTGGCTGGGATTCGTTCCTCGACACATCCTTTTGTATATTGCCTTCCCGGTTTCGAAACTTTAAATCAATTCGAGTTTCGAAACCGGGAAGGAGAGCGTATGTGAGAGGCGATATGAGCATCAACTTGATGCTTGAGGGGGAGCTCGCGTCGCTTCTGCCCATCGGGGACGTGTTCCCGAAGGTCCTCATCTCCCGCATAGGGCATGAGACCTGTACCCGGGAAGGCGTACTCGTGCTGGACCTCGCGCGGTGCTGCTCGGTGAGCAGGGGTTCTGAACACTGCGTAGGGATATAGCGCGACAGGGGGGTGCAGCACCGTTTGCGCCTTGTCTAGAGAACACGAACAAGAGATGTGGCCTGCAGACGACTGAATAGCTCCATCCGTTTTGGTTACAACAAAATGTGTGCCGCGCGCCTGCGGCATAAGGGAGGGAGATTTCTATGAATATCGTTGTATTGAGTGGTAGCCCGCGCAGGGGCGCCAATACCGACACCATGGTCGAGGCGTTTGCCGAGACCGCGCGCGAGGCCGGCCATACGGTCGAGGTCATCCGCGTTGCCGGCAAGAAAATCGCTGGTTGCCTGGGGTGTCAGTATTGCTTCGCCCACGAGGGCACTTGCGTGCAGAAGGATGACATGGCCAACGTGATTGAGTCGCTGAAAGACGCAGATATGGTCGTCTTCGCCTCGCCTATCTACTGGTTCGATATCACCGCGCAGGAGAAGGCCGCCATCGACCGCCTGTACGCCTTCGGTGCTACGGGCTTCCCGTTCACCAAGACGGCCTTTTTGCTCGATAGCCACAGCGAGGGCGTCTATGATGCGGCGATCGCTATGTACAAGTCGACCTGCGCGTACTGCAAGTGGGAGGACCTGGGCATTGTCACCATCAGCGGTATGACCGAGCGCGACAGCATGGCATCCTCGCCCAAGTTGGAAGAGGTTCGAGAGCTC
Proteins encoded in this region:
- a CDS encoding YjdF family protein — translated: MQISVSSTLTVYHDGQFWVGLAEHVEGGRYGVARIVFGAEPSDEEILRFATSEWEKLSFFGDKATETNKPAKNPKRRAREAAKTLKRPAMSTKAQQALAAQREAMKQESAHARSRRRAEEADARFEQRKLKRKQKHRGH
- a CDS encoding DUF2961 domain-containing protein, which gives rise to MREFLKDVWMHGGEESRAITPENITGEKGRAAMSASHLGVGRKGSCCVPLESGETITLADIEGPGIIRHIWMTVPDKTAAGSFVMRDLVLRFYWDDEETPSVECPVGDFFCNGFGERAIVNSMPICVNPTGGMNCYFEMPFRKHAKVTLTSEHPGFIKYIFYTFNYALTDVPDDAMYFHARFNRERSTRRGVDYTVLDGVRGKGYYVGTYMALCALERYWWGEGEMKFFLDGDEEFPTVTSTGAEDYFGGAWAFLDRPPHALPEAQCFNTLFAGYPYRSTRDATRDRFSAGKPNPNPMLATNDDALPRHGLYRWHLPDPISFKEDLRVTFQDLGNDDIKLYEREDDISTVAYWYQSEPHAVLAPFAARQDRVPR
- a CDS encoding class I SAM-dependent methyltransferase, which translates into the protein MSFFENTRKPVGLGGKLMVAMMNLGHGPVARWGLRFLRLAPNAKVLDCGCGGGANIKRLLEKCPHGVVKGIDYSPVSVEKARKLNRVAIQEGRCAVLQGSVADMVFEDSYFDAATAFETVYFWPDLPRCFREVWRVLKPGGTILICNESNGDTDKDERWTQIIGGMTIYKDIELKACLEQAGFHEVQIHKKKKWLCVTARK
- a CDS encoding flavodoxin family protein, whose protein sequence is MNIVVLSGSPRRGANTDTMVEAFAETAREAGHTVEVIRVAGKKIAGCLGCQYCFAHEGTCVQKDDMANVIESLKDADMVVFASPIYWFDITAQEKAAIDRLYAFGATGFPFTKTAFLLDSHSEGVYDAAIAMYKSTCAYCKWEDLGIVTISGMTERDSMASSPKLEEVRELARKLA
- a CDS encoding class I SAM-dependent methyltransferase, which translates into the protein MHERKGFWDKNAGRYDRFMRNDRAAYEKMYGLIRPVVKAKTVLEVATGTGLIAKNIVNAAAHIEATDASAKMILEAKRDNQSAKLHFSVQDMFCLPYAQKSFEVVVASNALHIVPHPEKALQEIRRVLKDDGVLIAPTFTHAGNSVPGKAKAFFMSMAGFPLHSRWTSEEYLCFLRQNGWSVQKSAVLKASFPLTYAECTKLEGPDVVL
- a CDS encoding class I SAM-dependent methyltransferase: MKCKIEKNTVQETLILPLYSRKLCTELYPNLYRDETAVRLLDQIDYDFSEAAKSSHSLMQRFGALEVAMRQGDLAFEVQDYLKGHPNAAVVNLGCGLDNTGRTCDNGRCKIYNLDFPDVIALRQQLLPAGDREQNIPCDLKDTTWFSKIDASGGAVFFASGVFYYFLTQQVRELVREMADAFPGGVLVFDAANRTAVKMIAKTWLKTAKIKDVGAYFAVSDAAKEIGTWDSRLQVTSRGYMLGYNDLRDPSVSGFFRFLARVGDNGMKMQIVKIRF
- a CDS encoding ROK family protein, whose translation is MSEKQMRLGALEAGGTKMVCAVVSGDGEVLDRMETPTLTPAETVPQMVEWFTARDVDALGIGAFGPTCVDPNDERYGSILQTPKLAWRGYGLRAAFADALGIPVAYDTDVNVACLGEVVFGCCKGLEDAVYVTIGTGVGAGVMCAGRLLHGMLHPEAGHMLVRIRPTEEGRCVCPSHASCLEGLASGPAIAARWGKPAAELADNAEVWALEGDYLGQMCANLVLMYSPRRIVLGGGVMHQEQLYGIVRKKTLEYLGGYIQTAELKDIESYICAPGCGGDQGILGAAELARRALA